The proteins below are encoded in one region of Micromonospora sp. DSM 45708:
- a CDS encoding DUF885 domain-containing protein: protein MIEDFADRLLCEVAGLDPCTSVVEAGEQDIDGLTDYGPEGHQARADLAARALRELEMLGDALPAATPLHAHLAERLHARIAFHDAGEDLRELHAAATGPLQLIRQAVEAAVPGRGAEGAAFEEGWARVGARLAAIPAALDGYARSLLLAAKRGNVPARRQVELVTRRCRTWVDGDASLVDRYGEGRQRASLQAAVTGAREAYQKLAEMLTADLAPRAVEEEAFGQQRYALWVRTFLAAQPDLRELYDWGWDEFRAIEAELIAEAKALGGSVPEVLAWLANPDAPGTLHSREAFAAWLQELLEAATERLDGVYFDIPTPLRRIESRLTTSSGIAYTGPSRDLTRPGRVWWSLPEDAASYPTWYAYSTAYHEGVPGHHLHLGSEVCRGGLGQRLNLLGGLSGSQEGWALYAERFMDELGLYEQPGARLGHLYMQLLRAARVVVDIGLHLRLPMPSGDNAVWTPDAALNLLRYRCHQGPYASTELARYLGRPGQALAYKVGERVWLAGRSSFPGDRRAFHRRAMELGSLGLDQLMAALQGDRAPLVHPNATSQGPHL from the coding sequence GTGATCGAGGACTTCGCGGATCGGCTCCTGTGTGAGGTGGCTGGCCTCGACCCCTGCACATCGGTCGTCGAGGCTGGTGAGCAGGATATCGACGGGCTTACCGACTACGGCCCGGAGGGCCACCAAGCCCGCGCCGACCTCGCAGCCCGCGCCCTGCGCGAGCTCGAGATGTTGGGTGACGCACTGCCGGCCGCGACCCCGCTGCACGCCCACCTCGCCGAACGGCTGCATGCGCGTATCGCCTTCCATGATGCCGGGGAGGATCTGCGCGAACTGCACGCGGCGGCCACCGGTCCGCTCCAGCTCATCCGCCAGGCCGTCGAGGCCGCAGTCCCCGGCCGTGGCGCCGAGGGCGCGGCCTTCGAGGAGGGCTGGGCTCGTGTCGGCGCACGCCTGGCCGCGATCCCCGCGGCCCTGGACGGGTACGCCCGCAGTCTTCTGCTTGCTGCGAAGCGCGGCAATGTGCCGGCGCGGCGTCAAGTGGAGCTCGTCACGCGGCGCTGCCGCACCTGGGTCGACGGCGATGCCTCCCTGGTGGATCGCTACGGCGAGGGACGTCAGCGGGCGTCGTTGCAGGCCGCAGTGACGGGCGCGCGAGAGGCGTACCAGAAACTCGCCGAGATGCTGACCGCGGACCTAGCACCGCGGGCCGTTGAGGAGGAAGCGTTCGGCCAGCAGCGGTACGCACTCTGGGTGCGTACCTTCCTCGCGGCCCAGCCTGACCTGCGCGAGCTGTACGACTGGGGCTGGGACGAGTTCCGAGCGATAGAGGCAGAGCTGATCGCAGAGGCGAAGGCCCTGGGCGGGAGCGTGCCAGAGGTGCTTGCCTGGCTCGCCAACCCCGACGCACCCGGCACGCTGCACAGCAGGGAGGCGTTCGCCGCGTGGCTGCAGGAGCTGCTGGAGGCCGCCACCGAGCGGCTGGACGGTGTGTACTTCGACATTCCCACCCCACTGCGGCGCATCGAGTCGCGGTTGACCACGTCGTCCGGCATTGCCTACACCGGGCCGTCGCGGGACCTGACGCGGCCGGGCCGGGTCTGGTGGTCTCTCCCCGAGGACGCAGCGAGTTACCCCACCTGGTACGCCTACAGCACCGCCTACCACGAGGGGGTTCCCGGCCATCACCTCCACCTCGGCTCCGAAGTCTGCCGGGGAGGCCTCGGGCAGCGGCTGAACCTGCTTGGCGGCCTCTCCGGCAGCCAGGAGGGCTGGGCACTTTACGCCGAGCGGTTCATGGACGAGCTCGGTCTCTATGAACAGCCGGGTGCTCGACTGGGACATCTATACATGCAGCTCCTGCGGGCGGCACGCGTCGTGGTCGACATCGGCCTGCACCTGCGGCTGCCGATGCCGTCTGGTGACAACGCGGTGTGGACGCCGGATGCTGCGCTGAACCTGCTGCGGTACCGCTGTCACCAGGGGCCGTACGCGTCCACCGAACTCGCGCGTTACCTGGGCCGGCCAGGGCAGGCGCTGGCCTACAAGGTGGGTGAGCGCGTGTGGCTGGCCGGCCGCTCGTCCTTCCCCGGCGACCGGCGCGCATTCCACCGTCGGGCCATGGAGCTGGGTTCGCTGGGCTTGGATCAGCTGATGGCCGCCCTCCAGGGTGACCGCGCACCACTCGTGCACCCCAATGCAACAAGCCAGGGACCGCACTTGTAG